In a genomic window of Lacrimispora sp. BS-2:
- a CDS encoding GerMN domain-containing protein, with protein MKKFIVFLMSAMMMMSLAACAPTQPKMETTAPGPDVMGPTGGASDKVPDPNAEPMEIISVYSRNDDATGLNQAMDAVSELTADAMVDKLIEYGVLEEDTKVLKFEEKDGTATLDLSKMPEKDSTEDLLTLTAVGNTFIENFELDKLKLLVNGKNYSNDQIKQGDSDYLEYVKNYKKIK; from the coding sequence ATGAAAAAATTCATCGTGTTTTTAATGAGCGCAATGATGATGATGTCCTTAGCGGCATGTGCGCCAACACAGCCTAAGATGGAGACCACAGCACCTGGTCCTGATGTGATGGGGCCAACGGGAGGAGCCAGTGATAAAGTTCCTGATCCTAACGCAGAGCCTATGGAGATCATTTCCGTATACAGCCGGAATGATGATGCCACCGGTTTAAATCAGGCGATGGATGCAGTATCTGAACTGACGGCAGATGCCATGGTGGACAAGCTGATTGAATACGGCGTATTAGAGGAAGATACAAAGGTTCTGAAATTTGAAGAGAAAGATGGAACTGCCACTCTTGATTTATCTAAGATGCCGGAAAAGGATTCAACTGAGGATTTACTTACCCTGACAGCGGTTGGTAATACCTTTATCGAAAATTTTGAACTTGATAAATTAAAGCTTCTTGTTAATGGAAAGAATTATTCCAATGATCAGATCAAGCAGGGAGATAGTGACTATCTGGAATATGTTAAGAATTATAAGAAAATAAAATAA
- a CDS encoding MarR family transcriptional regulator, which produces MKGINVDTYGTLNEVLVRLFRDIMDIEQQAIITQEFNNITNNDMHVIEAIGIGEPKNMSAIARELSVTVGTLTIAMNSLVKKGYVTRQRGKEDRRVVYISLSEKGKEAYEHHARFHQEMIAGAVAGLSENEIEVLIKALTKLNLWFRSL; this is translated from the coding sequence GTGAAGGGGATAAACGTGGATACTTACGGGACTCTTAACGAAGTTTTGGTAAGACTGTTTCGGGATATTATGGATATAGAACAACAGGCTATCATTACACAGGAATTTAACAACATTACAAATAATGATATGCATGTGATCGAGGCCATTGGTATTGGAGAGCCAAAGAATATGTCGGCCATAGCCAGGGAACTGTCTGTTACGGTCGGTACGTTGACCATTGCCATGAACAGTCTTGTAAAGAAGGGGTATGTGACCCGTCAGCGAGGAAAAGAGGACCGGCGTGTTGTATATATCTCTCTTTCAGAAAAAGGGAAAGAAGCCTATGAGCACCATGCCAGATTTCATCAGGAGATGATCGCCGGCGCTGTTGCAGGCTTAAGTGAAAATGAGATAGAAGTTTTGATCAAAGCTCTGACCAAGTTAAACCTGTGGTTTCGGAGCCTTTAA
- a CDS encoding spore maturation protein, with protein sequence MKFLLFLSEAAVPLIIFYMVGFGILSKRPVFDDFIDGAKDGMKTVAGIMPTLIGLMTAVGVLRASGFLDFLAKCLTKPAAFFFLPAPVVPVILVRLISNSAATGLVLDIFKKYGTDSYIGMLTSVIMSCTETLFYCLSIYFGTVKIKKTRYTLGGALAATVAGIAASVIISRFLV encoded by the coding sequence ATGAAATTTTTATTATTTCTGTCGGAAGCGGCAGTGCCGCTTATCATTTTTTACATGGTAGGCTTTGGCATATTGTCCAAACGTCCGGTTTTTGATGATTTTATAGATGGGGCTAAGGATGGAATGAAAACAGTGGCAGGAATCATGCCTACACTCATCGGGCTTATGACTGCGGTGGGGGTGCTACGGGCTTCCGGCTTTCTGGATTTTCTTGCAAAATGCCTGACAAAGCCGGCTGCTTTCTTTTTTCTTCCCGCACCGGTTGTACCGGTTATTTTAGTGCGCCTGATATCAAACTCAGCAGCAACAGGGCTTGTGCTTGATATTTTTAAGAAATATGGAACTGACTCCTATATCGGTATGCTGACCTCCGTGATCATGAGCTGCACAGAGACCTTATTTTACTGTTTAAGCATCTATTTTGGAACCGTAAAGATCAAAAAAACCCGGTATACTCTAGGCGGTGCATTGGCCGCAACAGTGGCAGGAATTGCTGCCAGCGTCATCATATCCCGTTTTCTGGTATAA
- a CDS encoding arsenate reductase family protein, translating to MNVLFLQYPPCSTCKNANKWLDAHEIAYDSRNIKEENPNATELADWIKRSGLPMKRFFNTSGILYKEKNLKELLPGMSEKEQIDLLATDGMLVRRPLIIGKDFVLVGFKEKEWEAALLR from the coding sequence ATGAACGTTTTATTTTTACAATATCCCCCCTGCAGTACCTGCAAAAATGCAAATAAGTGGTTGGATGCCCATGAAATAGCATATGACTCCAGAAACATTAAAGAAGAGAACCCAAACGCCACAGAGCTTGCAGACTGGATCAAAAGAAGCGGCCTTCCCATGAAGCGGTTCTTTAATACCAGCGGAATCCTCTACAAGGAAAAGAATTTAAAAGAGCTTTTGCCCGGCATGAGTGAAAAAGAGCAGATCGATCTCCTGGCAACTGATGGAATGCTGGTCAGGCGTCCCTTAATCATTGGCAAAGATTTCGTACTGGTTGGCTTTAAGGAAAAGGAATGGGAGGCAGCATTGCTCCGGTAA
- a CDS encoding undecaprenyldiphospho-muramoylpentapeptide beta-N-acetylglucosaminyltransferase has product MKKIILTGGGTAGHVTPNLALIPSLKERNYDIHYIGSYQGIESQLIKRAGIPYDGISSGKFRRYFDLKNFSDPFRVLKGYGEALKLIKNYKPDVVFSKGGFVAVPVVMAAKRCKVPVIIHESDMTPGLANRLCIPSAVKVCCNFPETLPYLPKEKAVLTGSPIRKELLKGDRMTGLKYAKLSANRPVILIIGGSLGSVTVNTALRGILPKLLANYQVIHICGKGNLDESLIGTEGYVQYEYVDAPLKHLFAAADLMISRAGANSICEILALRKPNILIPLSAAASRGDQILNARSFAKQGFSSLLEEENLTGDSLLQTITETFANRQAFISKMEQSELYNAVDTIIDMIESLVQN; this is encoded by the coding sequence ATGAAAAAAATCATCTTAACTGGCGGCGGTACAGCCGGCCATGTTACCCCGAACCTGGCTTTAATCCCCTCATTAAAAGAGCGGAATTACGATATTCACTATATAGGATCATACCAGGGAATCGAAAGTCAGCTCATTAAGAGAGCCGGCATTCCCTATGACGGCATTTCTTCCGGTAAATTCCGTCGGTATTTTGACTTAAAAAACTTCTCTGATCCCTTCCGTGTATTAAAAGGATATGGGGAAGCATTGAAACTGATAAAAAATTACAAGCCGGATGTGGTTTTCTCAAAAGGAGGCTTTGTAGCCGTTCCCGTGGTGATGGCAGCAAAACGCTGCAAGGTACCTGTTATTATCCATGAATCAGATATGACTCCAGGGCTTGCCAACAGGCTTTGTATTCCGTCTGCTGTAAAAGTATGCTGCAATTTTCCGGAAACCCTTCCTTATCTTCCAAAAGAGAAAGCTGTACTCACAGGCTCTCCCATACGGAAAGAGCTTTTAAAAGGGGATCGCATGACAGGATTAAAATATGCAAAGTTGTCTGCAAACCGGCCAGTTATCCTGATCATTGGCGGAAGTCTTGGTTCCGTAACGGTCAATACTGCCTTACGGGGAATTCTCCCGAAACTGCTGGCAAATTATCAGGTGATACATATCTGCGGAAAAGGCAATCTGGATGAAAGCCTGATCGGAACGGAAGGATATGTACAATACGAATATGTAGACGCCCCTTTAAAACATCTTTTTGCTGCTGCTGATCTTATGATTTCAAGAGCCGGAGCCAATTCCATCTGTGAAATTCTCGCACTTAGAAAACCAAACATTCTGATTCCTCTTTCCGCTGCCGCAAGCAGGGGAGATCAGATTTTAAATGCCAGATCCTTCGCAAAGCAGGGCTTCAGCTCCCTTCTGGAAGAAGAAAACCTAACCGGAGATTCTCTCTTGCAGACCATCACCGAAACATTTGCCAACCGGCAGGCTTTTATCTCAAAAATGGAGCAAAGTGAATTATACAATGCGGTTGATACCATCATTGATATGATCGAATCCCTGGTTCAGAATTGA
- a CDS encoding sigma-70 family RNA polymerase sigma factor: MSIHEDENLLLQSIYGEYQGLLRRIAKTLNVPDMELDDVVQETFISYFENYSLSWTDTRKKGMLIKILKRKSIDCLRKNGHYEKVSLDEGDAVNEVAMLTRYVVTDPLDVILGEEALLRITREISNMREEWKEMAVLYFLEQLTIPEICEILKIPGTVCRSRIYRTRVCLKKILGPNFHV; the protein is encoded by the coding sequence ATGAGCATACATGAAGATGAAAATTTGCTGCTGCAGTCTATATACGGAGAATATCAGGGACTGCTCCGCAGGATAGCGAAAACACTCAATGTGCCAGACATGGAACTTGACGATGTGGTGCAGGAAACTTTTATTTCATATTTTGAAAATTATTCATTATCATGGACAGATACGCGAAAGAAAGGCATGCTGATTAAGATTTTAAAGCGTAAATCGATTGACTGCCTCCGTAAAAACGGCCATTATGAAAAGGTGAGCCTGGATGAGGGAGACGCGGTCAATGAGGTAGCAATGCTTACGAGATATGTGGTCACTGATCCTTTGGATGTAATCCTTGGAGAAGAAGCTCTTTTAAGGATAACCAGGGAGATTTCCAATATGAGAGAAGAGTGGAAGGAAATGGCTGTTCTTTATTTTCTGGAACAGCTTACCATTCCCGAAATTTGCGAAATCCTAAAAATTCCGGGAACGGTTTGCCGCTCCCGGATATATCGTACAAGAGTTTGCTTAAAAAAGATCCTCGGTCCTAATTTTCATGTGTAA
- a CDS encoding HIT family protein translates to MREDSCIFCKIANGVIPSETIYEDDTFRVILDLGPASRGHALILPKQHYKDICKLDEETAKKVLPLAAKIGNAMKNSLGCAGFNVVQNNGKEAGQTVFHFHVHLIPRYEDGPIMVSWVQSEANPEELTQTGAAIRSALQSEGHNQ, encoded by the coding sequence GTGAGGGAAGATAGTTGCATTTTCTGTAAGATTGCAAATGGTGTGATACCTTCTGAAACGATATACGAGGATGACACCTTTCGTGTGATCCTGGATTTAGGGCCAGCTTCCAGAGGCCATGCCTTGATTCTTCCAAAACAGCATTACAAAGATATCTGTAAGCTGGATGAAGAAACGGCAAAAAAGGTCCTCCCATTAGCGGCTAAAATAGGAAACGCCATGAAAAACTCATTAGGATGTGCCGGATTTAATGTTGTGCAGAATAATGGGAAAGAAGCAGGACAGACGGTTTTTCATTTTCATGTGCATTTGATTCCTCGTTATGAAGACGGGCCTATTATGGTTTCATGGGTGCAAAGCGAGGCAAATCCGGAAGAATTGACACAGACAGGAGCGGCTATAAGGAGCGCCCTGCAATCAGAGGGACATAATCAATGA
- a CDS encoding rhomboid family intramembrane serine protease, with product MKDLYRRKKAFVNVGLIAINVIYFLYLELTGSTENTQFMVAHGAMYAPLVLEGGEYFRLLTSVFMHFGINHIMNNMLILFILGDNLERALGHIKYLFFYLLCGVGANVVSMIVNLGEYRTVVSAGASGAIFGVIGGLLYAVLINRGRLEDLSARQLVVVIACSLYFGFTSTGVDNAAHIGGLLVGIVMGILLYRRPRRCQDMEIWG from the coding sequence ATGAAAGACTTGTACAGGCGTAAGAAGGCATTTGTAAACGTTGGTTTAATCGCAATAAATGTCATCTATTTCCTATATCTGGAGCTGACAGGCTCCACGGAAAATACGCAGTTTATGGTGGCGCATGGAGCGATGTATGCTCCGCTTGTGTTGGAGGGAGGAGAGTATTTCCGGCTTCTCACTTCTGTTTTTATGCATTTTGGGATTAACCACATCATGAATAACATGCTCATTCTATTTATATTGGGTGATAATCTGGAAAGAGCACTGGGCCATATAAAATACCTGTTTTTCTATCTGCTTTGCGGAGTGGGTGCCAATGTGGTGTCCATGATTGTGAACCTTGGAGAATACCGGACTGTAGTCTCGGCAGGGGCGTCGGGCGCTATTTTTGGCGTGATCGGAGGCCTTTTATATGCGGTACTTATCAACCGCGGCCGGCTGGAGGACTTAAGTGCCAGACAGCTGGTAGTTGTGATTGCATGTTCCCTGTATTTTGGATTTACCAGCACAGGCGTAGATAATGCGGCCCATATTGGCGGGCTGCTTGTAGGCATTGTTATGGGGATTCTCCTTTACCGCAGGCCGAGAAGATGTCAGGATATGGAAATATGGGGATAA
- a CDS encoding transcriptional repressor, with amino-acid sequence MANYMTAQRKQLFAFLQENPDRQFSAKQIADSLSGSSVSLSAVYRNLTYLQEKGLINRFTKEGSREIFYQYIHSEDCRNCIHMNCIKCGRTFHMNAHIADRMLKDISRVDGFQIRKEKSVLYGICKNCI; translated from the coding sequence TTGGCCAACTATATGACAGCACAAAGAAAACAGCTTTTCGCATTCTTGCAGGAAAACCCTGACAGGCAATTTTCCGCAAAACAAATTGCAGACAGCCTTTCCGGTTCTTCTGTCAGTTTAAGTGCGGTGTACCGTAATCTCACTTATCTGCAGGAAAAGGGGCTGATCAACCGCTTTACAAAAGAAGGAAGCCGGGAGATCTTTTATCAGTATATTCATTCAGAAGATTGCCGTAATTGTATTCATATGAACTGCATAAAATGCGGAAGAACATTTCATATGAATGCTCACATTGCGGACAGGATGCTGAAAGACATTTCAAGAGTCGACGGATTCCAGATCAGAAAAGAGAAATCCGTGCTATACGGGATCTGCAAAAACTGTATCTGA